In one window of Cupriavidus necator N-1 DNA:
- a CDS encoding YchJ family protein — protein sequence MTAKAAGRLPKAGPVPCPCGSADYAACCGRFHRGEALPPNAEALMRSRYSAYVLNDMEWLRQTWHASTCPADLLPDTATRWLGLTVKAHAQQDDTHAEVEFVARYKVGGRAKRLHERSRFVCEARAPGEAPRWLYVDGDMIGEAP from the coding sequence CGCCTGCCCAAGGCCGGACCGGTGCCGTGCCCGTGCGGCAGCGCGGACTATGCCGCCTGCTGCGGCCGCTTCCATCGTGGCGAGGCACTGCCGCCCAATGCCGAGGCGCTGATGCGCTCGCGCTACAGCGCCTATGTGCTGAACGACATGGAATGGCTGCGGCAGACCTGGCATGCATCGACCTGCCCGGCCGACCTGTTGCCGGATACCGCCACACGCTGGCTCGGGCTCACGGTGAAGGCGCATGCGCAGCAGGACGACACGCATGCCGAAGTGGAATTCGTGGCGCGCTACAAGGTAGGCGGGCGCGCCAAGCGGCTGCATGAGCGCAGCCGCTTTGTCTGCGAAGCGCGCGCGCCCGGCGAGGCGCCCCGCTGGCTTTATGTGGATGGGGACATGATCGGGGAGGCACCATGA
- a CDS encoding glutathione S-transferase family protein — MSIEKRNEPEYLLYCFAQSGNAYKVALLLETVGVQRGQQLWQPRFVDFFNGETRTPEYRAINVMGEVPVLEFGGQRLSQSGAILETLATRLDAYGPRDEAERAEVLRWLLFDNHKFTSYTATYRFMRNFARSPDPAVLEFFRARCEGAWNVLNAHLAGRAFLLGERASIADFSLAGYVFFDDEIGVHWRKEYPHIHAWAERIRALPGWKHPYDLMPGHPLPKHAG, encoded by the coding sequence ATGAGCATCGAAAAGCGGAACGAGCCTGAGTACCTGCTGTATTGCTTTGCCCAGTCCGGCAATGCCTACAAGGTGGCGCTGCTGCTGGAAACCGTCGGCGTGCAGCGCGGCCAGCAGCTGTGGCAGCCGCGCTTCGTCGATTTCTTCAATGGCGAGACCCGTACGCCCGAGTACCGCGCCATCAACGTGATGGGCGAGGTGCCGGTGCTGGAGTTCGGCGGCCAGCGCCTGTCGCAGTCCGGCGCCATCCTGGAAACGCTGGCCACGCGCCTCGATGCCTACGGCCCGCGCGATGAGGCCGAGCGCGCCGAGGTGCTGCGCTGGCTGCTGTTCGACAACCACAAGTTCACCTCCTACACCGCCACCTACCGCTTCATGCGCAACTTCGCCAGGTCGCCGGACCCGGCCGTGCTGGAGTTCTTCCGCGCGCGCTGCGAAGGCGCGTGGAACGTGCTCAACGCGCACCTGGCCGGACGAGCATTCCTGCTGGGCGAGCGCGCCAGCATCGCGGACTTCTCGCTGGCGGGCTACGTCTTTTTCGACGACGAGATCGGCGTGCACTGGCGCAAGGAGTACCCGCATATCCACGCCTGGGCCGAGCGCATCCGTGCGCTGCCGGGCTGGAAGCATCCCTACGACCTGATGCCGGGGCACCCGCTGCCCAAGCACGCAGGCTGA
- a CDS encoding carboxyl transferase domain-containing protein codes for MPTLETKLNARSESFKANAESMQALVADLKARIAKLAEGGGEDARNKHLSRGKLLPRERVQQLLDPGTPFLELSQLAAYDMYDNAAPGAGIITGIGRVAGQECVIVCNDATVKGGTYYPMTVKKHVRAQEIAEENNLPCIYLVDSGGANLPNQDDVFPDRDHFGRIFYNQANLSKQGIPQIAVVMGSCTAGGAYVPAMSDESIIVKNQGTIFLGGPPLVKAATGEEVSAEDLGGADVHTRLSGVADYFAQNDHHALSLARNIVQHLNRRKPDQIRLHEPVEPLYPVEELYGVIPTDTRKPYDVREVIARLVDGSEFDEFKARYGTTLVCGFARIWGYPVGIVANNGILFSESALKGAHFIELCCQRKIPLVFLQNITGFMVGRKYENEGIARNGAKMVTAVATAQVPKFTVIIGGSFGAGNYGMCGRAYSPRFLWMWPNARISVMGGEQAASVLATVRRDGIEGKGGKWSAQEEEAFKQPIRDQYEHQGHPYYASARLWDDGVIDPAQTRTVLGLGLSASLNAPIDEMKFGVFRM; via the coding sequence ATGCCCACCCTGGAAACCAAACTCAACGCCCGCTCCGAATCCTTCAAGGCCAACGCCGAGTCGATGCAGGCCCTGGTGGCCGACCTCAAGGCCAGGATCGCGAAGCTGGCCGAAGGCGGCGGCGAAGACGCGCGCAACAAGCACCTGTCGCGCGGCAAGCTGCTGCCGCGCGAGCGCGTGCAGCAGCTGCTGGATCCGGGCACGCCGTTCCTGGAGCTGTCGCAGCTGGCCGCGTACGACATGTACGACAATGCCGCGCCGGGCGCGGGCATCATCACCGGCATCGGCCGCGTGGCCGGGCAGGAATGCGTGATCGTCTGCAATGACGCCACCGTCAAGGGCGGTACCTACTACCCGATGACGGTCAAGAAGCATGTGCGCGCGCAGGAGATCGCCGAGGAGAACAACCTGCCGTGCATCTACCTGGTGGATTCCGGCGGCGCCAACCTGCCCAACCAGGACGACGTGTTCCCCGACCGCGACCACTTCGGCCGCATCTTCTACAACCAGGCCAACCTGTCCAAGCAGGGCATCCCGCAGATCGCGGTGGTGATGGGCTCGTGCACCGCCGGCGGCGCCTACGTGCCGGCGATGAGCGACGAGTCCATCATCGTCAAGAACCAGGGCACCATCTTCCTGGGTGGCCCGCCGCTGGTGAAGGCCGCCACCGGCGAGGAAGTCAGCGCCGAAGACCTGGGCGGCGCCGACGTGCATACGCGCCTGTCGGGCGTGGCCGACTACTTTGCGCAGAACGACCATCACGCGCTGAGCCTGGCGCGCAATATCGTGCAGCACCTGAACCGCCGCAAGCCGGACCAGATCCGCCTGCACGAGCCGGTCGAGCCGCTGTACCCGGTGGAAGAACTGTACGGCGTGATCCCCACCGACACGCGCAAGCCCTACGACGTGCGCGAGGTGATTGCGCGCCTGGTCGACGGTTCCGAGTTCGACGAGTTCAAGGCGCGCTACGGCACCACGCTGGTGTGCGGCTTCGCGCGCATCTGGGGCTACCCGGTCGGCATCGTCGCCAACAACGGCATCCTGTTCTCCGAGTCCGCGCTCAAGGGCGCGCACTTCATCGAGCTGTGCTGCCAGCGCAAGATCCCGCTGGTGTTCCTGCAGAACATCACCGGCTTCATGGTCGGGCGCAAGTACGAGAACGAAGGCATTGCCCGCAACGGCGCCAAGATGGTGACCGCGGTGGCCACCGCGCAGGTGCCCAAGTTCACCGTGATCATCGGCGGCTCGTTCGGCGCCGGCAACTACGGCATGTGCGGGCGCGCCTATTCGCCGCGCTTCCTGTGGATGTGGCCGAACGCGCGCATCTCGGTGATGGGCGGCGAACAGGCCGCCAGCGTGCTAGCCACGGTGCGCCGCGACGGCATCGAGGGCAAGGGTGGCAAGTGGAGCGCGCAGGAGGAAGAGGCGTTCAAGCAGCCGATCCGCGACCAGTACGAGCACCAGGGCCATCCGTACTACGCCAGTGCGCGGCTGTGGGACGACGGCGTGATCGACCCGGCGCAGACCCGCACCGTGCTGGGCCTGGGTCTTTCCGCCAGCCTGAATGCACCGATCGACGAGATGAAGTTCGGCGTGTTCCGCATGTAA